In a genomic window of Alphaproteobacteria bacterium:
- a CDS encoding NAD(P)H-hydrate dehydratase has protein sequence MKNDPALWLERFPRPQADDHKYSRGMVTVLGGMEMTGAACLAAHAASRSGAGLVTIISPVFHYRKKPEAVNPTAIYRAFKPHIIVRDNASLLDFMKQTEPKGRNVCVIGPGLGPDEPQMTRSLILGVLARKTPIVIDADGLNAFQGNPQELFKALHKDAVLTPHAGEFKRLFPSIGTKGKDAVTRAAREVSAVIVLKGPKTAIAQDEKEAIENLNAPATLATAGTGDVLAGLIAGLLAQGMSPFEASGAAVWVHSAAASRFGLGLIAADLPDLVPPILQDLLGFDPQLG, from the coding sequence ATGAAAAACGACCCTGCATTATGGCTGGAACGCTTCCCCCGTCCGCAAGCCGACGACCATAAATATTCCCGCGGCATGGTCACGGTCTTGGGCGGCATGGAGATGACGGGCGCGGCGTGTCTGGCTGCCCACGCGGCCTCACGAAGTGGGGCGGGGCTGGTGACGATCATCAGCCCGGTTTTTCATTACCGCAAAAAGCCCGAGGCGGTAAACCCAACGGCAATCTATCGGGCTTTTAAACCTCATATTATCGTGCGCGATAACGCCAGCCTTCTGGACTTCATGAAGCAGACCGAGCCAAAGGGCCGCAACGTCTGCGTCATCGGTCCCGGCCTCGGTCCGGACGAGCCGCAGATGACACGGTCCCTGATTCTGGGTGTACTGGCGCGTAAAACTCCGATCGTGATTGACGCGGACGGCCTCAACGCCTTTCAGGGCAATCCGCAGGAGCTTTTTAAAGCGCTGCATAAGGATGCTGTCCTCACTCCCCATGCAGGGGAGTTTAAACGCCTGTTCCCCTCTATCGGCACGAAGGGCAAGGACGCAGTTACCCGTGCCGCCCGCGAAGTCTCAGCAGTGATCGTTCTTAAAGGGCCAAAAACAGCAATCGCACAAGACGAAAAAGAGGCCATTGAAAACCTGAACGCTCCCGCGACGCTGGCCACCGCCGGGACAGGCGATGTTCTCGCCGGACTGATCGCGGGTCTGCTGGCGCAGGGGATGAGCCCCTTCGAGGCGTCGGGCGCCGCAGTGTGGGTTCACTCCGCCGCTGCCTCGCGCTTTGGCCTCGGTTTGATCGCCGCCGATCTTCCCGACCTTGTCCCGCCGATTTTGCAAGATTTGCTTGGATTTGATCCCCAATTAGGCTAA
- the glnA gene encoding type I glutamate--ammonia ligase → MNSYALSFKSSADLLKYVQEQDVQYVDFNFTDLRGKWQHLTLRVGYVDRDVLENGVYFDGSSIAGWRAIHESDMVLIPDLVKVTYDPFSAQKTLKIFCDVRVPGSKESYNRDPRSIAKAAEQYLKKSSLGDTAFFGPELEFFVFDSVRVHTDMNHVSYQIDSAEGPYNSGRDYPNGNMGHRPPVKGGYFPEAPVDTLSDLRSEMLTVLESMGVAVEKHHHEVAPSQCELGLRFSTLVASADNIQLYKHAVHNVAHSYGKTATFMPKPIFGDNGSGMHVHQSVWKAGKPLFAGNGYADLSETALYYIGGILKHARALNAFTNPTTNSYKRLVPGYEAPVHLAYSKNNRSASCRIPYSASPGGKRVEVRFPDPLANPYLAFAAMLMAGLDGIENKIHPGEALDKDLYHLSKEEMAKVPSACGSLREALAALSENHGFLLKGGVFSKDIIDAFIALKMEEVERTERAPHPVEYSLYFSS, encoded by the coding sequence GTGAACTCATACGCCCTTTCCTTCAAGTCCAGCGCCGACCTTCTGAAGTATGTTCAAGAGCAGGACGTTCAGTATGTGGATTTCAATTTCACTGATCTACGCGGCAAGTGGCAGCACCTGACCCTCAGGGTGGGATATGTTGACCGGGACGTGCTGGAGAACGGGGTTTATTTCGATGGCTCATCTATTGCCGGGTGGCGCGCCATTCATGAGTCGGACATGGTGCTGATCCCTGACCTTGTCAAAGTAACCTATGATCCCTTTTCGGCCCAGAAGACCCTCAAGATTTTCTGTGATGTCCGGGTGCCCGGCAGCAAGGAAAGCTATAACCGCGACCCGCGCTCGATTGCCAAGGCGGCGGAGCAGTATCTGAAAAAATCAAGTCTGGGCGATACCGCCTTTTTTGGACCGGAGTTGGAGTTTTTTGTTTTTGACAGCGTTCGCGTCCATACCGATATGAATCATGTCAGCTATCAGATCGACAGCGCCGAAGGTCCTTACAACTCCGGGCGGGATTATCCCAACGGGAATATGGGACACCGCCCCCCCGTCAAGGGCGGGTATTTCCCCGAAGCCCCCGTTGACACTCTCTCTGACCTTCGTTCAGAAATGCTGACCGTTTTAGAGAGCATGGGCGTGGCGGTTGAGAAGCACCACCACGAAGTGGCACCCAGCCAATGTGAGTTGGGCTTGCGTTTTTCCACGTTGGTCGCCAGCGCCGATAACATCCAACTCTACAAACACGCCGTTCATAACGTCGCGCACAGCTATGGTAAAACCGCGACCTTCATGCCCAAGCCCATCTTCGGGGATAACGGATCGGGGATGCACGTCCACCAATCCGTCTGGAAAGCCGGAAAACCGCTTTTTGCCGGGAACGGCTATGCCGATCTCTCGGAGACCGCGCTTTACTATATCGGCGGGATTCTCAAGCACGCCCGGGCGCTCAATGCGTTCACCAACCCGACAACCAACAGTTATAAGCGCCTGGTTCCCGGTTACGAGGCGCCCGTCCATCTGGCCTATTCCAAGAACAACCGTTCGGCCTCGTGCCGGATCCCCTACTCCGCCTCGCCGGGAGGTAAAAGGGTTGAAGTGCGCTTCCCTGACCCTCTGGCCAATCCTTATTTGGCCTTTGCCGCGATGCTGATGGCCGGACTGGACGGGATTGAGAACAAGATTCATCCCGGAGAGGCTCTGGACAAGGATCTCTATCACCTGAGCAAGGAGGAAATGGCCAAGGTTCCCTCCGCCTGCGGTTCGCTGAGAGAAGCTCTTGCGGCCCTTTCGGAGAATCACGGTTTCCTGCTTAAAGGCGGTGTGTTCAGCAAGGATATCATTGATGCCTTTATCGCCCTTAAGATGGAAGAAGTCGAGCGCACCGAGAGAGCGCCGCATCCTGTTGAGTATAGCCTGTACTTCTCGTCCTGA